In Halobacillus amylolyticus, the following proteins share a genomic window:
- a CDS encoding PTS transporter subunit EIIC has protein sequence MGKVDSLAEQLLSSLGGPDNVVSVTYCATRLRPTLKDRGLVEKKEIEALDGVAGLVDTDLGFQIVIGTNVEEVYNEFEKVWKSSTSTDANNDTADIADTSDEKKTHWFNKFIALVVSIFSPLLPLLAGAGLLRGFTILANELGWLSTESTTNLILTLAATSVFHFFPLLVAITTAKRFNTSPYIAVAVMGVLIMPGFMNLVEHNGGNIVTFIGIPIIVFNYTGQIIPAILTIWLQSKMEHYMNKKLPSSLHMIVIPTVLLFILVPVAAGIFGPLGNYLSLGIANFVDWIANISPIVTGAVIGGIWNILIMFGVHWAPNTIVVIPEIASTGTSALIAYAATANFGMAGAAFAIFLMSRNRELKNFSVTAITSVFLSGIVEPAIYGLGVKFKSPLVAGCLGAALGGAFMGAFNVVGNAFVFGGLTTIPAFAGPTLWAYVVGLAISFSGGMVLTMIFGIKDPKAEMSNPKNN, from the coding sequence ATGGGAAAAGTAGATTCTTTAGCAGAACAATTGCTGTCATCGCTAGGGGGCCCGGACAATGTAGTGTCGGTAACTTATTGTGCGACACGATTGCGCCCTACATTAAAAGATCGTGGGCTAGTTGAAAAGAAAGAAATCGAAGCGTTAGACGGTGTAGCAGGACTTGTTGATACGGATCTAGGATTTCAAATAGTGATTGGTACTAATGTCGAAGAGGTTTATAATGAATTTGAGAAGGTATGGAAGTCAAGTACATCAACTGACGCGAATAACGATACGGCAGATATTGCGGATACAAGTGATGAAAAGAAAACTCATTGGTTTAATAAATTTATTGCTCTAGTTGTTAGTATTTTTTCCCCATTATTGCCACTGTTAGCGGGAGCAGGGTTGCTACGAGGATTTACGATTTTGGCTAATGAATTAGGTTGGTTATCAACTGAAAGTACAACAAATTTAATCTTAACTCTTGCAGCGACTTCCGTGTTTCATTTCTTTCCATTATTAGTAGCTATTACGACCGCGAAACGATTTAACACAAGTCCATACATTGCGGTTGCCGTGATGGGTGTACTGATTATGCCCGGTTTTATGAATCTAGTAGAACATAATGGTGGAAATATAGTTACCTTTATAGGCATTCCAATTATTGTATTCAATTATACTGGTCAGATTATTCCAGCTATTTTAACAATTTGGCTACAATCAAAAATGGAACACTATATGAATAAGAAACTACCAAGTAGTTTGCATATGATTGTGATTCCTACTGTATTATTATTTATATTAGTTCCCGTTGCTGCTGGAATATTTGGACCATTAGGAAACTATTTAAGTCTAGGTATCGCCAACTTTGTAGATTGGATAGCCAATATTAGTCCAATTGTTACCGGAGCCGTTATTGGAGGGATTTGGAATATTTTGATTATGTTTGGTGTGCATTGGGCACCGAATACAATTGTGGTTATCCCTGAAATTGCTTCGACAGGTACTTCTGCTCTTATTGCCTATGCTGCGACTGCGAACTTTGGTATGGCAGGTGCTGCATTCGCTATTTTCTTAATGAGTCGGAATCGAGAACTGAAGAATTTTTCAGTAACCGCTATAACATCCGTCTTTTTATCAGGAATTGTGGAGCCAGCAATTTATGGTTTGGGTGTGAAATTTAAGAGTCCATTAGTAGCAGGATGTTTAGGGGCTGCTCTTGGTGGTGCCTTTATGGGGGCTTTTAATGTAGTTGGGAACGCATTTGTATTTGGCGGATTGACAACAATACCTGCATTTGCAGGACCAACATTATGGGCATATGTCGTTGGTTTAGCAATTTCATTCTCGGGAGGAATGGTACTTACAATGATCTTTGGTATCAAAGATCCAAAAGCAGAAATGTCTAATCCAAAAAATAACTAG
- a CDS encoding Fic family protein — protein sequence MTYNFSREHFAEEQGNLVYKPNFNPHDYELMELVMEAERNIGALARLGLKNHPLKPTILRNSMVRTAHFTTKIEQNKLEYKEVEQLYQNYKTEKLTTSQKFKLEVRNVFEAYEYLYKLNPRQNFSDMDEQVLKNIHELLMKDLTGHPNGYRGIPVSLQDGDGQASYMPPSYSEIPSLMGAFFNWMYRSVTGHENQYDHNVNLQFRIHPLLISGITHHIIGYIHPFPDGNGRTARAFSTLVALMHPDLSTIKDAFSVEEFFDKRIEEYYDTLMQATQGDLKPFLLFYLECINASLMKVLKELQRYDRIKHVKELLGKGHSRTMFEIIARMDDGEHFHRQMFDDMLNASSSSIAKNLSKLKELDVIRPGESRGDYLVCILD from the coding sequence TTGACATATAATTTCTCAAGAGAACATTTTGCTGAGGAACAAGGCAATTTGGTGTATAAACCCAATTTCAATCCTCATGACTATGAACTTATGGAATTAGTCATGGAGGCTGAAAGGAACATTGGTGCTCTGGCAAGGTTAGGCCTTAAGAATCATCCTTTAAAACCAACGATTCTTAGAAATTCTATGGTACGAACAGCACATTTTACAACTAAAATTGAGCAGAACAAATTAGAATATAAGGAAGTTGAACAACTGTATCAAAACTATAAGACTGAGAAATTAACCACCTCTCAGAAATTTAAACTAGAAGTAAGAAATGTTTTTGAAGCATATGAATATTTATATAAATTAAATCCTCGTCAGAATTTCTCCGATATGGATGAACAAGTCTTAAAAAATATTCATGAACTTTTGATGAAAGATTTGACTGGTCATCCAAATGGGTATCGGGGAATTCCAGTTTCGTTACAAGACGGAGATGGGCAAGCTAGTTATATGCCCCCGTCTTATAGTGAAATCCCATCATTAATGGGAGCATTCTTTAATTGGATGTATAGGAGCGTGACGGGACATGAAAACCAGTATGATCACAATGTAAACCTTCAATTTAGAATTCACCCCTTGTTAATATCAGGGATTACGCATCATATTATTGGTTATATCCATCCCTTCCCTGATGGAAATGGGAGAACAGCACGCGCCTTTTCTACACTTGTTGCCCTTATGCACCCAGATTTAAGTACCATTAAAGACGCTTTCAGTGTTGAGGAGTTTTTTGACAAAAGAATTGAAGAATACTATGACACTCTTATGCAAGCAACACAAGGGGACTTAAAACCATTTTTATTATTCTATTTAGAATGTATTAATGCCTCACTTATGAAAGTATTAAAGGAACTTCAGCGTTATGACAGAATTAAACATGTTAAAGAGTTATTAGGCAAAGGACACTCACGAACAATGTTTGAAATTATCGCTCGAATGGATGATGGAGAGCATTTCCATCGTCAAATGTTTGATGATATGTTGAATGCATCGTCATCTAGTATTGCTAAAAATTTATCAAAGTTAAAAGAACTTGATGTGATTAGGCCTGGAGAGTCTAGAGGGGACTATCTGGTTTGTATTTTAGATTAA
- a CDS encoding DUF7713 domain-containing protein: protein MDVCNHCNKNAVNVITKIDGEEAGLCWSCYNQIISEELGVELTNEMKEVALRDHAGVLRRFSITQRLDPLGIFMEAVEMNECGYAFAVHGELDDDQQSLLQKLLDKVKAGLAESYVEKDAFPNGQTYHSITNDHFLGRIDHGGEHDGPVVVIDGKPYTWEEVGEMMKSYEGFQLQVKIFDMTDDVDLGI from the coding sequence GTGGATGTATGTAATCATTGCAATAAGAATGCTGTAAATGTCATAACAAAAATTGACGGTGAGGAAGCAGGACTTTGTTGGAGTTGTTATAACCAAATCATTTCGGAGGAGCTTGGCGTTGAATTGACGAATGAAATGAAAGAGGTAGCTTTGAGAGATCATGCCGGTGTACTTAGGAGGTTTTCAATTACTCAACGACTAGACCCTCTTGGCATCTTTATGGAAGCTGTTGAGATGAATGAATGTGGTTATGCTTTTGCCGTGCATGGTGAATTGGATGACGATCAGCAGTCCTTACTTCAGAAGCTTCTAGATAAAGTAAAGGCAGGGTTGGCGGAGTCCTATGTTGAAAAAGATGCTTTTCCAAATGGTCAAACCTATCACTCTATCACCAACGATCATTTTCTTGGCCGTATTGACCATGGAGGAGAACATGATGGGCCGGTTGTTGTCATAGATGGTAAACCCTATACGTGGGAAGAAGTCGGTGAGATGATGAAGTCATATGAAGGTTTTCAATTACAAGTTAAGATCTTTGATATGACCGACGACGTGGATTTAGGAATCTGA
- a CDS encoding amino acid ABC transporter permease yields the protein MLDRFNFAGVVEFLPQLMTGLYYTLLISVVGLLIGFVLGAIFGLGRISRYKTIYWISSVYIEILRGTPVLVQAIWIFYALPLIINYNFDSVTAGIIVIALNSGAYIAEIVRGAVVSIEKGQMEAGRSLGLNHGQTMRHIIWPQAFKRMIPPLGNQFIISIKDTSLLSVILVPELIFQGRLIAANHFNAVEIYTTVAVFYLAITLTLSFVLSIVERRLDV from the coding sequence ATGCTGGATAGATTTAATTTTGCCGGTGTTGTTGAATTTTTACCACAATTAATGACTGGTCTTTATTATACGCTGCTGATCTCGGTGGTTGGTCTTTTGATAGGTTTTGTTCTTGGTGCCATTTTTGGATTGGGACGTATTTCAAGATATAAAACTATTTATTGGATATCAAGTGTGTACATAGAGATTCTACGCGGGACTCCGGTTCTGGTCCAGGCCATATGGATATTCTATGCGCTACCGTTGATTATTAACTATAATTTTGATTCAGTTACAGCAGGTATTATTGTTATTGCTTTAAATTCGGGGGCATATATCGCAGAAATTGTGCGTGGTGCGGTCGTATCGATTGAGAAAGGTCAAATGGAGGCGGGCCGTTCACTTGGCCTGAATCATGGACAGACGATGCGTCATATTATTTGGCCGCAGGCTTTCAAACGAATGATTCCTCCACTGGGCAATCAGTTCATTATCAGTATTAAGGATACATCCCTGTTGTCAGTCATACTCGTTCCGGAACTGATTTTCCAAGGACGTTTGATTGCGGCCAACCACTTTAATGCTGTTGAAATTTATACGACAGTTGCCGTCTTCTATCTGGCCATTACTTTAACATTATCCTTCGTCTTGAGCATTGTTGAAAGGAGGCTGGATGTGTAA
- a CDS encoding GntR family transcriptional regulator, protein MRSNKAKYLTVYEELKQQITNEDYLIGDLLPAEPELQKRYNVSRITIRHAVDLLVDEGYVQRLHGVGTIIISQKKSLQLQKLLSFSEDNKGRNLHSSLFSFEATIPATLLAYSQLDLPKGAMVSCHERVRWIQDTPIGFHRIYCPSFISLSAEELEAPDASLYQLFQQKGYVVKKANETIESIAASEKLAKILKVEENSPLLYVQRSTKDQQDRLIEYAQIFYRGDQYRYSVELESP, encoded by the coding sequence ATGAGAAGTAATAAAGCTAAATATTTAACGGTGTATGAAGAATTAAAACAACAGATCACCAACGAGGATTATCTCATTGGTGATCTGTTACCAGCAGAGCCCGAGTTACAAAAACGATATAATGTGAGTCGAATTACTATTAGACATGCCGTAGATTTATTGGTAGATGAGGGGTATGTTCAACGGCTTCATGGTGTAGGTACGATTATTATTAGTCAGAAAAAGTCATTACAATTACAAAAATTATTAAGTTTTTCAGAAGATAATAAAGGACGTAATTTACATTCATCATTGTTCTCATTTGAAGCTACTATTCCAGCAACTCTATTAGCTTATTCTCAACTTGATTTGCCAAAAGGAGCAATGGTTAGTTGTCATGAGCGAGTACGCTGGATCCAAGATACTCCGATTGGATTCCATCGTATATATTGTCCTTCATTCATCTCTTTATCTGCTGAAGAGCTCGAGGCGCCTGATGCGTCCTTATATCAATTGTTTCAGCAAAAAGGATATGTGGTGAAAAAAGCCAATGAAACAATTGAATCTATAGCTGCGAGTGAAAAACTGGCTAAAATTTTGAAAGTAGAAGAAAATAGTCCACTATTATATGTTCAACGGTCAACAAAAGATCAACAAGATCGACTAATTGAATATGCCCAAATCTTTTATAGGGGTGATCAATATCGGTACAGTGTCGAATTGGAATCTCCATGA
- a CDS encoding ADP-ribosylglycohydrolase family protein — protein sequence MSLNTKIQGILGLAAIGDAMGAATENLSFDQIRKQFGHPVNKFEKPGETAFALGNEEGQVTDDFSQIYFLSQAILKNDGVLDSDIVIKAILDWSNVPWYFDRFAGPTTRSAVAMYKAPSLKMNPLPGAVTVDYASKATNGAAMKIAPAGILHPNDFEGAIDAAITITQVTHDNSLAISGACAVAVTTSASLAPNATVEEALSAGFYGALRGETKAKLISREVAGPSVVERIRLALNIVNGNGTKEEKLRHLSQVVGSGLHISEAVPCAFGIIALNKDDPLQAVIDAVNIGYDTDTIAAIVGSMIGSFMDLTDARFMSLFETVQRANDFNLVELAKSLENVVNAYEK from the coding sequence ATGAGTTTGAACACAAAAATACAAGGAATTCTAGGATTAGCGGCAATTGGTGATGCGATGGGAGCAGCAACTGAAAATTTATCGTTTGATCAGATACGTAAACAATTTGGTCACCCCGTGAATAAATTTGAGAAACCTGGAGAAACAGCTTTTGCACTAGGAAATGAAGAAGGGCAAGTTACAGATGACTTTTCTCAAATTTATTTTCTTAGTCAAGCAATTTTGAAAAATGATGGCGTTCTTGATAGTGATATTGTAATTAAAGCTATTTTGGATTGGTCAAATGTTCCTTGGTATTTTGATCGTTTCGCGGGTCCTACAACTCGGAGTGCGGTGGCAATGTATAAAGCCCCGTCATTAAAAATGAATCCATTACCAGGGGCGGTCACAGTAGACTATGCATCAAAAGCAACGAATGGGGCAGCAATGAAAATTGCACCAGCTGGAATTTTACACCCTAACGATTTTGAAGGCGCTATTGACGCTGCAATTACGATTACACAAGTAACACACGATAACTCTTTAGCAATTTCCGGTGCTTGCGCAGTGGCTGTTACTACAAGTGCCTCTTTAGCACCGAATGCAACAGTTGAGGAAGCTTTAAGTGCTGGTTTTTATGGGGCTTTACGGGGTGAAACAAAGGCGAAACTAATTTCCCGTGAAGTAGCAGGTCCGAGTGTTGTAGAACGTATCCGATTAGCTTTAAATATAGTAAACGGTAATGGTACAAAAGAAGAAAAACTGCGTCATTTATCGCAGGTGGTGGGTAGTGGTTTGCATATTTCAGAAGCCGTACCTTGTGCATTTGGAATTATTGCTTTAAACAAAGATGATCCCTTGCAAGCAGTGATTGATGCGGTAAACATTGGATATGATACAGATACTATTGCAGCAATCGTAGGGTCTATGATTGGTTCGTTCATGGATTTAACCGATGCAAGATTTATGTCTTTGTTTGAGACTGTGCAACGTGCTAACGATTTTAACTTGGTAGAGTTGGCAAAATCATTAGAAAACGTAGTGAATGCTTATGAGAAGTAA
- a CDS encoding YdcF family protein, producing the protein MRLTKLKARRALLILFLTSLFIVTSVSITLFIIGPELLVEESNPVASDAIIVLSGGQERLEHASNLYEKGFADTVIHSNSTEPGTTTEEAVALGISKKAL; encoded by the coding sequence ATGCGGTTAACAAAATTGAAGGCTAGACGAGCACTTCTAATATTATTTTTGACTAGTCTCTTTATTGTTACATCTGTTTCCATAACCCTATTTATCATAGGTCCAGAGCTACTCGTAGAGGAGAGCAACCCTGTAGCCTCTGACGCTATAATCGTCTTAAGCGGTGGTCAAGAACGCTTGGAGCATGCAAGTAACCTATATGAAAAAGGGTTTGCCGACACTGTTATTCATTCTAACTCTACAGAACCAGGAACCACCACCGAAGAAGCTGTAGCATTAGGAATTTCCAAAAAGGCACTATAG
- a CDS encoding sigma-70 family RNA polymerase sigma factor produces the protein MTMNFEQIVKENEQLIHYHIHRLHIQDRDGYFFAEGLEALWNAYESYNPELGRFSTYISWRIRNALIDRIRKEARNTKHEETYFQTHATMEAVQTEDIIQDHYLWEQVKEILTENQWKWVYYFVIHDLSIDQIAKLENVTRDAVKNWGRHARNKLRKALELEMELQD, from the coding sequence ATGACCATGAACTTCGAACAAATCGTTAAAGAAAATGAGCAACTGATTCACTATCACATTCACCGCCTGCATATTCAAGATCGTGATGGGTACTTTTTTGCTGAAGGGTTAGAGGCACTGTGGAACGCTTATGAAAGCTACAACCCGGAACTTGGTAGATTCTCAACGTACATAAGCTGGAGGATACGAAACGCTCTAATCGATCGCATTCGTAAAGAAGCGAGAAATACGAAGCATGAGGAAACCTATTTTCAGACGCATGCGACTATGGAAGCCGTTCAAACCGAAGATATTATCCAAGATCACTACTTATGGGAACAAGTGAAGGAAATATTGACGGAAAATCAGTGGAAATGGGTCTATTACTTTGTCATCCATGATCTTTCTATTGATCAAATCGCGAAACTGGAAAACGTTACAAGAGATGCTGTAAAGAATTGGGGGAGACACGCTAGGAATAAACTTCGTAAGGCTTTGGAATTAGAGATGGAGCTTCAGGATTAA
- a CDS encoding YdcF family protein, which produces MSTYENALYTEDIMQANNYKSAIVVTSNYHSLRSKFTFEKVYNNDISLSYSFAPSFYNPEDGITELESGTAFKEYVKWVLVTVPFPLVNHFTL; this is translated from the coding sequence ATGAGTACATATGAAAATGCCTTGTACACAGAAGACATTATGCAAGCAAATAATTACAAATCAGCTATTGTGGTAACAAGTAACTATCATTCTCTTAGAAGTAAATTTACTTTTGAGAAGGTTTATAATAATGATATTTCCTTGTCGTATTCTTTTGCACCTTCATTTTATAATCCAGAAGATGGCATAACAGAATTAGAAAGTGGAACCGCGTTTAAGGAATATGTCAAATGGGTATTGGTTACAGTTCCTTTTCCGCTAGTGAACCATTTTACTCTGTGA
- a CDS encoding sigma-70 family RNA polymerase sigma factor gives MNHQYEDYQGLVYTVLKKLNMKKPYEDYIQDAYFIYDQCMKNYDSTKSNFSTYFTIQLTFYYMSLFRKQRDQSSRLSLLGHCSKDSFTPDPILDWISLHDIFYYCDLTEFEKSVVRLTLGGCTVGEISEAESVSETTVKRARKMIKEKTRKHLII, from the coding sequence ATGAACCATCAGTACGAAGATTATCAAGGGCTCGTTTACACTGTGTTAAAGAAATTGAACATGAAGAAGCCTTACGAGGATTACATTCAGGATGCCTATTTCATTTATGATCAATGTATGAAAAATTACGACTCCACAAAGTCCAACTTTTCTACCTATTTCACGATTCAGTTGACTTTCTATTACATGTCATTATTTCGCAAGCAAAGGGATCAATCGTCACGGTTATCACTCTTGGGTCACTGTAGTAAGGATTCTTTTACACCTGATCCTATCTTAGATTGGATCTCCCTGCATGATATTTTCTATTATTGCGACTTGACGGAATTTGAAAAGAGTGTAGTTCGGCTAACATTAGGCGGCTGTACAGTTGGAGAAATTTCTGAAGCTGAATCTGTAAGCGAGACGACCGTGAAGCGAGCGAGGAAAATGATTAAAGAGAAGACGAGGAAGCATTTAATTATTTAA
- a CDS encoding glutamine ABC transporter substrate-binding protein, whose product MKKSNLKFLGILLFSACLILGLAACGSGDESSGSDGELKDKYTVATDTGFVPFEFKEDGEYTGFDIELIKAIADEAGFEIELAPTNFDGIIPGLQTGKFDIAIAGIGITEERAKKIDYSDPYYESGLRIGVPKDNTSIKSLEDLEGKTIATRLGSTSAAFIKENIKDATANEYQQMSQVYLAVENGSADAVLYDAPNVAYYIKTEGSDKLKMAGELYKAEQYGIAISKGQEDLVKAINDALATLKENGTYDEIYKKWFGEEPKDS is encoded by the coding sequence TTGAAAAAAAGTAACTTGAAGTTTTTAGGTATTCTATTATTTTCTGCTTGTCTGATACTTGGACTTGCTGCATGTGGAAGTGGAGACGAATCAAGTGGGTCAGATGGTGAATTAAAGGATAAATATACAGTTGCAACGGACACTGGATTTGTTCCGTTTGAATTTAAAGAAGACGGTGAGTATACAGGTTTCGACATTGAACTCATTAAGGCGATAGCCGACGAAGCAGGATTTGAAATAGAATTGGCACCAACAAACTTTGATGGTATCATTCCCGGACTGCAAACGGGAAAATTTGATATTGCCATAGCTGGAATTGGGATTACCGAAGAGCGGGCAAAGAAGATTGATTACAGTGATCCATACTACGAATCGGGGCTGCGTATTGGTGTTCCAAAAGATAATACATCAATCAAAAGTCTTGAGGATCTGGAAGGAAAAACAATCGCTACAAGACTCGGGTCAACCAGTGCAGCGTTTATAAAAGAGAATATTAAAGATGCAACAGCAAATGAGTACCAGCAGATGAGTCAGGTGTACCTGGCAGTGGAAAATGGAAGTGCTGATGCTGTTCTGTATGATGCTCCAAATGTGGCCTATTACATCAAAACAGAAGGCAGCGATAAGCTGAAAATGGCCGGCGAATTGTATAAAGCTGAGCAATATGGAATTGCTATTTCCAAAGGGCAAGAAGATTTGGTAAAGGCTATCAATGATGCCCTGGCAACACTGAAAGAAAATGGCACATACGATGAAATTTATAAAAAATGGTTTGGTGAAGAACCAAAAGATTCATAA
- a CDS encoding amino acid ABC transporter ATP-binding protein: protein MITVENLHKSFGKLEVLKGIDCKIEQKEVVCVIGPSGSGKSTFLRCLNLLEEITSGDVVVDGARLNDPKTNINEVRKEVGMVFQQFNLFPHKSVIENVMLAPHKARGISKDEAKDRAQKLLEKVGLSEKADMYPNQLSGGQQQRVAIARALAMEPKVMLFDEPTSALDPELVGEVLAVMKQLAYEGMTMVVVTHEMGFAKEVGDRVLFMDEGIIMEEGDPEQIFSNPESERTKEFLNKIL from the coding sequence ATGATAACAGTTGAAAACTTGCATAAAAGCTTCGGAAAGTTAGAGGTATTGAAGGGGATTGATTGCAAGATTGAACAGAAAGAAGTGGTTTGTGTAATCGGCCCGAGTGGATCCGGAAAAAGTACTTTTTTAAGGTGTTTAAATCTGCTTGAAGAAATTACAAGTGGTGATGTTGTTGTAGATGGTGCACGTTTAAATGATCCGAAGACAAATATAAATGAAGTTCGAAAAGAAGTGGGAATGGTCTTTCAGCAGTTTAATCTGTTTCCACATAAATCCGTAATTGAAAATGTCATGCTTGCTCCACATAAAGCGCGTGGTATCAGTAAAGATGAAGCAAAGGACCGTGCACAGAAGTTGCTGGAAAAGGTCGGTCTGAGTGAAAAAGCTGACATGTATCCAAATCAGTTATCAGGCGGACAGCAGCAACGCGTGGCCATTGCTCGTGCACTTGCCATGGAGCCTAAGGTGATGTTGTTTGATGAGCCAACCTCTGCACTTGATCCAGAGCTTGTTGGTGAAGTATTAGCCGTTATGAAACAGCTTGCCTATGAAGGGATGACGATGGTTGTTGTGACACATGAAATGGGATTTGCCAAAGAAGTTGGGGATCGAGTCCTCTTTATGGATGAAGGAATTATCATGGAGGAAGGCGATCCGGAACAGATCTTTTCGAATCCTGAATCGGAGCGGACGAAAGAATTTCTGAATAAAATATTGTAA
- a CDS encoding translation initiation factor eIF-2B: MISENDARQVLTDEQSIKAFDDIVYQRILGASKHINMISDMIESIALEGRRNNLSVNSVIEKILTISQYFIETRGSASQAISNAINIMIRNIDEARDLDIEEAAKFIIQKKNDYLNQYQEAVNKVVEYGIKTASSMKTIMVFDYSSTVNKLLQNLKNENGDYTIIIPESRVIDGGYPFVSTCHEAGHKIKFIPDSAIMYFLKDCDGAFFGAETFHPDGTAFNTTGSDMVGLVCKEFNIPLYVLTPMMKLDMRAIYGYEKKLKINNLEDTLTSNWNLVEKSNIDFLCPELIGVESKYITAIITEKGIIPANQLIETSNRFHSSLKGE, encoded by the coding sequence ATGATTTCTGAAAATGATGCTAGACAAGTATTGACTGATGAACAAAGTATTAAAGCATTTGACGATATAGTTTATCAAAGGATTTTAGGCGCAAGTAAACATATTAATATGATCAGCGATATGATTGAATCTATTGCATTGGAGGGGAGAAGAAATAATTTATCTGTAAATAGTGTAATAGAAAAAATCTTAACTATTTCTCAATATTTCATCGAAACTAGAGGTTCAGCTAGTCAGGCAATTAGTAATGCAATTAACATAATGATAAGAAATATAGATGAAGCAAGAGATTTAGATATCGAAGAAGCTGCAAAGTTTATTATTCAAAAAAAGAATGATTACTTAAATCAATACCAGGAAGCTGTAAATAAAGTTGTGGAATATGGGATCAAAACTGCATCATCAATGAAAACAATCATGGTCTTTGATTATTCAAGTACGGTCAACAAACTCCTTCAAAACCTAAAAAACGAAAATGGAGATTATACAATCATTATACCTGAAAGTAGAGTGATCGATGGGGGTTATCCATTTGTAAGCACTTGTCATGAAGCTGGTCATAAAATTAAATTTATACCGGATTCAGCAATTATGTATTTTTTAAAAGACTGTGATGGCGCATTTTTTGGTGCTGAAACATTTCATCCTGATGGGACTGCCTTTAATACAACTGGTTCAGACATGGTTGGATTAGTGTGTAAAGAGTTTAATATACCTCTTTACGTGCTCACACCTATGATGAAACTTGATATGAGAGCAATTTATGGTTATGAAAAAAAATTAAAAATAAACAACTTAGAAGATACATTAACCTCAAATTGGAATCTTGTTGAAAAAAGTAATATCGACTTCCTTTGTCCAGAACTAATTGGGGTGGAATCAAAATATATAACAGCAATTATTACGGAAAAAGGAATTATTCCTGCAAATCAATTAATCGAAACAAGTAATAGATTCCATAGTAGTTTGAAGGGAGAGTAA
- a CDS encoding BtpA/SgcQ family protein yields the protein MLNSNCVALSMVQPDPLPGSYRHTDKKIEEIVDQSLKETEMVLENGFDGIVLQNMNDMPIKQFSSPEAIAYMTKIGDAIKRNFPDHKLGVLMNWDGVAGLSVADAVGADFVRVEHLFTGVEVTSAGLLQAQCVEINDLRKKIKSDIPIFADVYEVHGTPLGRKPIEDAAWESVHEAFADGLFIAGKKPSESLELVKKARTKVTDTPIFLGGGATGDNVFELLQQYDGVCVATWIKNGNMKNPIDPQRAKVFMDEVKRAKEAKREMNFESRE from the coding sequence ATGCTAAATTCAAACTGTGTAGCTTTGTCTATGGTACAACCAGATCCTCTACCTGGAAGTTATAGACACACTGATAAAAAAATAGAGGAGATAGTAGATCAATCATTAAAAGAAACTGAAATGGTGTTGGAAAATGGATTTGATGGCATTGTCCTACAAAATATGAATGACATGCCGATAAAACAATTCTCTTCACCAGAAGCTATTGCTTATATGACTAAAATAGGAGATGCCATTAAAAGAAACTTCCCTGATCATAAATTAGGTGTCCTGATGAACTGGGACGGAGTAGCAGGCCTCTCTGTGGCAGATGCAGTAGGTGCAGATTTTGTAAGGGTTGAGCATTTATTTACTGGTGTAGAAGTAACTAGTGCCGGATTATTACAGGCTCAATGTGTAGAAATTAATGACCTTAGAAAAAAAATAAAAAGTGATATTCCTATATTTGCAGATGTATATGAGGTACATGGAACGCCTTTAGGAAGAAAACCTATCGAGGATGCTGCTTGGGAATCAGTACATGAAGCATTTGCGGATGGTCTTTTTATTGCAGGAAAGAAACCTAGTGAGAGTTTAGAGTTAGTAAAAAAAGCGAGAACAAAAGTGACAGACACACCAATATTTTTAGGAGGAGGTGCAACAGGAGATAATGTTTTCGAGCTTTTACAACAATATGATGGAGTGTGCGTTGCTACGTGGATTAAAAATGGTAATATGAAAAACCCAATAGATCCTCAACGGGCAAAGGTATTTATGGATGAAGTGAAACGTGCGAAAGAAGCAAAAAGGGAGATGAATTTTGAGTCGAGGGAATAA